Proteins found in one Acidobacteriota bacterium genomic segment:
- a CDS encoding M20/M25/M40 family metallo-hydrolase has translation MNRTFAVVVLALVLSLARGAAQAPAGVDQNTVNRIRGEAVTRSQAMETHWWLSEVYGPRATGTPGYQQGADWVMKKFAEWGLQNIHIERFPFGQGWTIERFSAHMTTPQASVVIGQPRWNSPSTRGAVTADVVHVQAATEGDLAKYRGQLQGKIIVSQAVRPVRMLDGRIVLQMNDADWAEAMQVPAPVATPTATPAPPATGPTAPLTQAALQRFLVAEGAAVYLDRGSDSDAPLGGSNLSWRTQVVDGGTVFPGNGGSRDPKVPAQVPSATLAVEHYNRIVRLLARGQAVRMEVDIQTKFHPETDPAGNAFNIIAEIPGTDLAREVVIMGAHFDTYPYATGATDNTTGSAAMIEAVRVIQSLGLKPRRTIRIALWAAEEQGLLGSRLYVERHFFDPATKTPRPGHENVQAYFNLDNGTGRIVGIWGQGNTGAMKMFEEWGKPLKDIGWKNVSPRSVGQTDHGSFDAAGLPGFQFIQERLEYNSRTHHSNMDTFDHVQKDDVIQQGAVAAVFAWYAANTNERLPRK, from the coding sequence ATGAATCGGACGTTTGCAGTTGTTGTTCTTGCTCTTGTTCTCTCCTTAGCTCGCGGCGCCGCTCAGGCGCCGGCCGGCGTTGACCAGAACACCGTCAACCGCATTCGCGGCGAGGCCGTCACGCGCTCGCAGGCGATGGAGACGCACTGGTGGCTGTCGGAGGTCTACGGCCCTCGCGCCACCGGCACGCCGGGCTACCAGCAGGGCGCCGACTGGGTGATGAAGAAGTTCGCCGAGTGGGGACTGCAGAACATTCACATCGAGCGCTTCCCGTTCGGCCAGGGTTGGACGATTGAACGCTTCTCGGCCCACATGACCACGCCGCAGGCGTCGGTCGTGATTGGCCAGCCGCGCTGGAACTCGCCGTCCACCAGGGGAGCCGTCACCGCCGACGTCGTTCACGTGCAGGCGGCAACCGAAGGCGACCTCGCGAAGTACCGGGGCCAGTTGCAAGGCAAGATCATCGTCAGCCAGGCCGTGCGCCCGGTGCGCATGCTCGACGGCCGCATCGTGCTGCAGATGAACGACGCCGATTGGGCCGAGGCCATGCAGGTGCCGGCACCGGTGGCAACGCCGACCGCCACGCCGGCGCCACCCGCGACCGGCCCCACCGCGCCACTCACGCAGGCGGCGCTGCAACGGTTTCTCGTGGCCGAAGGCGCCGCGGTGTATCTCGACCGCGGATCCGACAGCGACGCGCCGCTTGGCGGCAGCAACCTGTCGTGGCGGACGCAAGTGGTCGACGGCGGCACGGTCTTCCCGGGCAACGGCGGCAGCCGCGACCCCAAGGTGCCCGCCCAGGTGCCATCGGCCACCCTCGCCGTCGAACACTACAACCGCATCGTCCGCCTGCTGGCGCGCGGCCAGGCGGTGCGGATGGAAGTGGACATCCAGACGAAGTTCCATCCGGAAACGGATCCGGCGGGCAACGCCTTCAACATCATTGCGGAAATCCCGGGCACCGACCTCGCCAGGGAGGTCGTGATCATGGGCGCGCACTTCGACACCTACCCGTACGCCACCGGCGCCACCGACAACACCACTGGCTCGGCGGCGATGATCGAGGCGGTGCGGGTGATCCAGTCGCTCGGGCTGAAGCCGCGCCGGACGATTCGCATTGCGTTGTGGGCGGCCGAAGAACAGGGTCTGCTCGGGTCGCGGCTCTACGTCGAACGCCACTTCTTTGACCCCGCGACCAAGACACCCCGGCCGGGCCACGAGAACGTGCAGGCCTACTTCAACCTCGACAACGGCACCGGCCGCATTGTCGGCATCTGGGGCCAGGGCAACACCGGCGCCATGAAGATGTTCGAGGAGTGGGGCAAGCCGCTGAAGGACATCGGCTGGAAGAACGTGAGTCCGCGCTCGGTCGGCCAGACCGATCACGGTTCGTTCGACGCGGCCGGCCTCCCGGGGTTCCAGTTCATCCAGGAGCGGCTCGAATACAACTCGCGGACCCACCACTCGAACATGGACACGTTCGATCACGTGCAAAAAGACGATGTGATCCAGCAAGGTGCGGTGGCGGCGGTGTTTGCGTGGTACGCGGCGAACACAAACGAACGGTTGCCGCGCAAGTAA
- the hisI gene encoding phosphoribosyl-AMP cyclohydrolase yields the protein MDFTKLDGLIPAVVQDETSHEVLMVGFMNDEAWQLTQQSGYVTFFSRTRNKLWMKGETSGNRLAVKQVFVDCDQDTVLIKVAREGDGNVCHTGERSCFYTELPGVGSRESGVDQKGTR from the coding sequence ATGGATTTCACGAAACTGGACGGGTTGATACCGGCGGTCGTGCAGGACGAGACCAGCCACGAGGTGTTGATGGTGGGCTTCATGAATGACGAGGCGTGGCAGCTGACGCAGCAGAGCGGCTACGTCACCTTCTTCAGCCGCACCCGCAACAAGCTGTGGATGAAGGGCGAGACGTCCGGCAACCGCCTGGCGGTCAAGCAGGTGTTCGTCGATTGCGACCAAGACACCGTGCTGATCAAGGTGGCGCGCGAGGGCGACGGCAACGTCTGCCACACCGGCGAACGATCGTGCTTTTACACGGAACTGCCGGGAGTCGGGAGTCGGGAGTCGGGAGTCGATCAGAAGGGGACACGATGA
- the hisG gene encoding ATP phosphoribosyltransferase: MKLKLGIPKGSLQDATIQLFQRAGYQMRVDSRSYFPSIDDPEIECMLIRAQEMARYVADGVLDAGLTGQDWIAEHEIGHPEQTPLARICDLVYAKQSFGKVKWVLAAPEDSAFKTVADLNGKRIATELVRVTKHYFTTKGMDVDVEFSWGATEVKPPVLADAIVEATETGSTLRANRLRILETIMESNTQLIANQSAMADAFKKNKIENLALLLRAAIDAQGRVGLMLNAKRTDLEKLIALLPALQRPTVSSLSDPEWVAINTILEEKVARDLIPRLKAAGGQGIVEYPLTKIVL; this comes from the coding sequence ATGAAGTTGAAGCTTGGTATACCGAAAGGGTCGTTGCAGGATGCGACGATCCAGTTGTTCCAGCGCGCCGGCTACCAGATGCGCGTGGACTCGCGCTCGTACTTCCCGTCGATCGACGATCCCGAGATCGAGTGCATGCTGATCCGGGCGCAGGAAATGGCCCGCTACGTCGCCGACGGCGTGCTCGACGCGGGCCTGACCGGCCAGGACTGGATTGCCGAACACGAGATTGGCCACCCCGAACAGACGCCGCTCGCGCGCATCTGCGACCTGGTCTACGCCAAGCAAAGCTTTGGCAAGGTGAAGTGGGTGCTGGCCGCCCCCGAAGACTCGGCGTTCAAGACCGTCGCCGACTTGAACGGCAAGCGCATCGCCACCGAGCTGGTGCGCGTGACCAAGCACTACTTCACCACCAAGGGCATGGACGTGGACGTCGAGTTCTCGTGGGGCGCCACCGAGGTCAAGCCGCCGGTGCTGGCCGACGCCATTGTCGAAGCCACCGAAACCGGCTCGACGCTCCGCGCCAACCGCCTGCGCATTCTCGAAACCATCATGGAGTCGAACACGCAGCTGATTGCCAATCAGTCGGCCATGGCCGATGCCTTCAAGAAGAACAAGATCGAGAACCTGGCGCTGCTGCTGCGCGCCGCCATCGATGCCCAGGGCCGCGTCGGCCTGATGCTGAACGCGAAGCGCACCGACCTGGAGAAACTGATCGCCCTGCTGCCGGCGTTGCAGCGCCCGACCGTGTCGTCGCTGAGCGATCCGGAGTGGGTCGCCATCAACACCATCCTCGAGGAGAAAGTGGCGCGCGACCTGATTCCGCGGCTCAAGGCCGCCGGCGGCCAGGGCATCGTCGAATACCCGCTGACGAAGATCGTTCTATGA
- the hisD gene encoding histidinol dehydrogenase, which produces MNFVNSTNRRAVNELLSATRIRDRVTETRAAAIVEHVRKGGDAALSKYARKLDGLTGGIEVPRRAWESQARTLAPAVRTAITRAAANIRTVAKAQVPKGWRKAVGAGISVEQRVIPLSRVGCYVPAGRYPLPSSLLMTAIPARAAGVPEVIVACPRPDAAVFAAAVEAGVDRLFQVGGAHAVAAMAYGTRTVPRVDKIVGPGNRWVSAAKSLVSADCGIDFYAGPTEILIVTATGSAAAIAADLIAQAEHDPDARAVFITWNARLADQVAREVATQMPSSGPALQSLERHGGIIVCRTMTEAIDLANQAASEHLVVGTEALARRVWNAGAVFVGEWTAQVAGDYAIGSNHVLPTAGAARYRGGLNAADFVKLVSVQRMTKRGLASIAGTVTTLARAEGLEGHARSIEARSTPDSRFPTPGRKQS; this is translated from the coding sequence ATGAACTTCGTGAACTCCACCAACCGCCGTGCGGTCAACGAGCTGCTGTCGGCGACGCGCATTCGCGATCGCGTCACCGAGACGCGCGCCGCCGCGATCGTCGAACACGTCCGAAAGGGTGGCGATGCCGCGCTGTCGAAGTACGCCCGGAAGCTCGATGGCCTGACGGGCGGCATCGAGGTGCCCAGGCGAGCGTGGGAATCGCAGGCGCGCACGCTCGCGCCCGCGGTGCGAACCGCGATCACACGCGCCGCCGCGAACATCCGCACCGTGGCGAAGGCGCAGGTGCCGAAAGGCTGGCGCAAGGCCGTCGGTGCCGGAATCAGCGTCGAGCAGCGGGTGATCCCGCTGTCCCGGGTCGGCTGTTACGTGCCGGCCGGCCGGTATCCGCTGCCGTCTTCGTTGCTGATGACCGCGATTCCCGCGCGCGCGGCCGGCGTGCCCGAAGTGATCGTGGCGTGCCCGCGGCCCGATGCCGCGGTGTTTGCCGCGGCGGTCGAGGCTGGCGTTGATCGGCTGTTCCAGGTGGGCGGCGCCCACGCGGTAGCCGCCATGGCATACGGCACCCGCACGGTGCCGAGGGTCGACAAGATCGTCGGGCCCGGCAACCGTTGGGTGTCGGCCGCGAAGTCGCTGGTCTCGGCCGATTGCGGCATCGACTTCTACGCCGGGCCCACCGAGATCCTGATCGTCACCGCCACCGGATCGGCGGCGGCCATTGCCGCCGACCTGATCGCCCAGGCCGAGCACGACCCAGACGCGCGCGCGGTGTTCATTACCTGGAATGCCCGCCTGGCGGACCAGGTGGCACGCGAGGTCGCCACCCAGATGCCCAGCTCCGGGCCGGCGCTGCAGTCGCTCGAGCGCCACGGCGGCATCATCGTGTGCCGCACCATGACCGAGGCGATCGATCTGGCCAACCAGGCCGCCTCAGAACATCTCGTCGTGGGAACCGAGGCGCTGGCCAGGCGCGTATGGAATGCTGGAGCCGTGTTCGTGGGCGAGTGGACGGCACAGGTCGCCGGCGATTACGCCATCGGCTCGAATCACGTGCTGCCGACCGCCGGTGCGGCCCGCTATCGCGGCGGGCTGAACGCCGCTGATTTCGTGAAGCTGGTCTCGGTCCAACGTATGACGAAGCGCGGACTCGCGAGCATTGCGGGCACGGTAACCACACTGGCGCGCGCCGAAGGCCTCGAGGGCCACGCGCGATCGATTGAAGCTCGATCGACTCCCGACTCCCGGTTCCCGACTCCCGGCAGGAAACAATCATGA